From Hydra vulgaris chromosome 15, alternate assembly HydraT2T_AEP, one genomic window encodes:
- the LOC136092175 gene encoding uncharacterized protein LOC136092175, with amino-acid sequence MFQRNGLMETASVFGQNVTLTLTLTSLKGMRRKRQIPNKDWERYKIRILSTADCEERALEKLKISEETSDLASEYEGNSCRRKTTSKRLSPSLFASQIHSNMSSEDDSDFNLPTSLQQAVISTLTPGSQPLLPIPHHAVSIKHVA; translated from the exons ATGTTCCAAAGGAATGGCTTAATGGAAACAGCGAGTGTATTTGGCCAAAatgtaaccctaaccctaaccctgacttCATTAAAAGGAATGCGCCGGAAGAGACAGATTCCCAATAAAGATTGGGAAAGATACAAAATACGAATTTTATCTACTGCAG ACTGTGAGGAAAGAGcattagaaaagttaaaaatatccGAAGAAACAAGTGATCTTGCTTCAGAATATGAAGGTAATTCATGTCGTAGGAAAACAACATCAAAACGATTATCCCCTTCATTATTTGCTTCTCAAATTCATAGCAATATGTCTAGTGAAGATGATTCTGATTTCAACTTGCCTACATCTCTTCAGCAGGCTGTCATTTCT acatTAACACCAGGTAGCCAACCATTACTGCCAATACCACATCATGCTGTAAGTATTAAACATGTTGCTTGA